The genomic interval ATTAATAATGACACTATCTTTATTTCCCTTTGCTTTAGTACCTTTTAACTAGTGTTTTACTTTCTCGAACATTTCGAAATATCTTGTTTGTAACTCGGACGTTGGAAGACACGGAAGATCTGGAGCTGATTTCCACACCTCGGTTTCCCCTGACAATAGTTGCTGCTCAGCATCAACCATTAATTAATCAGAACCCTAAACTACCTGATGCTGATTCATGCAACTCCTCACACTCTGCTGCAAATCTCCGCCTCTTTCAGTGTCTGCGTTTGAGACCGAGTTCTTCATCTGCGGCTTGGCGCCGCTGGCCGACCAGCTCGTCTCCCTGTTTTTCGTGCAGGAGCACCTGGACCAGATGGTAAAGCTTAACGCCGGGCAAAACGTGCATAAAGGCCGAGGGCATTAGGTGACAACCCCCGTTAACGTCTCTCCACGCAGGACGAAGAGGTTCGCGCGCGGCCTCGCCTCGACATCATCCAGCCGCTCGCCGAGAGCTGCGAGGAGATCTCGTCCGACGCCCTGAGCGTCCGCTTCTACCAGGACAACGAGTGCAGGGACTACCGCCTCGGTGAGACCGTCCAGCCCACCCAGGGAGAAATGTCACCCCGCCTCTCCCTGCGGCCCTGATTTTATTATGCGTCGACTAGCAAATGTCAGCGGTAAATGCTCGGTACGCGGAGCCatgaatgcattttcattaacaGAGCATTCGGAGGGAGAGTCGCTCTTCTACATCATCAGTCCCAAGGACATCGTTGTGGCTAAGGAGCGGGACCAGGACGACCACATCGATTGGCTGCTCGAGAAGAAGAAATACGAGGTCGGCGTGGCTGAACTTTACCCGCGGGCCGCTAAAGGTTAAGAAGGAATGTCAGGAGTCTCATTTCTGCGTGCTTCCTCTGCCCGAGACAGGAGGCGCTGATGGCCGCCGAGATCAGCTTCAAAAACATCAAGAGGCACGACGTTCAGAAGATAGGGATGGCTTACATCAATCACTTAGTGGAGAACGGGGACTATGACGCCGCTGCCAGGTCAGTGTGCCGCGGGTTTACGCCCCCAAGACCAGCGTCTTCTGTCCAAatccaacactgcaaaaatggacctaaaaataagtaaaatgttcttaaaatgaatgtttttgtccatgatttgagcaggaaaataagatcatctgccaatggaatgagtatgttgacccctaaaataagataattagacatcctgcacttgcaATAACATGATGGAGACggattgttcttattttaagtgcaaaaatcttattccattggcagatcatgttatttacctgctcaaggacagatgcactcattttaagaaaattttacttatttttaggtgcgtttttgcagtgaaaaccattttCAAGAGCTAGATGTAGAAGGAAAGCCAATTTGATAGATACAAATctgaaataagttttttttttctagttaaagtgtttatcagaatcagacatactttaataatcccagagggaaattacttttgttacacgctccagatattcagatatacaaacattttatatatatatatatatatatatatatatatatatatatatatatatatatatatatatatatatatatatatatatatatatatatgtgtgtatgtatgtgtatatatatatatatatgtgtgtatgtatgtgtatatatgtatgtgtatatatgtatgtatgattCTCGACAACGAAGACAAGATGTTTTCaaccctttaaagcctgatacCAGTAAATGTGAGGaaactttacataaaaaaaagaaaatcttttattGGTCGCTGTAAactaaaagaacaataaaacatcagactttcaaattttctttgtattgtAATTGATGTGttatacaaattaaaatacattttcctcatgttttctgcattgtAATGTAGGGGTTGTAAAACATATTAACTTGTGTGTAGTTAATTGAATGGTTGTTGAAGAGGCAGATACATTTGGAGTTACTGggttaaagtgctttataaattaagTTGGATTGGAAGCAAGTTAACATTTAGCTTATTTAATGGTATTTCCAAAGTTGAACAATTACAATTAAAAGCTGAGTCCAGAAAAAGCAACGTATGCAAATAAAATCTACCGGTTCAAGAAGATTAGTTAAATATCCCACAAGATAAAAGGCAACAAAAAGGTTGTGGACctagttcttgtttttaaagatgaTTGAAGTTGTTTATGCACAATTATTTCACCCCCTCAGTCACAGTTTAGATGAATACATAAAAAGATAAGAAATTATTATCACATTATACTCATGTCTGTATATAGATGATTTCAGACCAAGCCTGTATGTCATTACCTATAATATGCTATTATTAAAAGCTTTGTCTACAATTTCTCCTGCAGAAAATGTCAGAAGGTTCTTGGGAAAAACATGGAGTTGTGGGAGAATGAGGTGTACAGGTTTAAGACCATCGGACAGCTGAAGGTACGACACTGATTTATCGTACTTTAAGCAGACAAACACATTTCTGTCAATATCTATTTTTCACCTCCTCTTTACCTTCAGGCCATCAGTCAGTATTTACCCAGAGGAGATCTGCGTCTGAGACCGGCCATTTATGAAATGATCTTGCACGAATTTCTAAAAACTGACTATGAGGTACCTCGTCTTCTCTTGCGGTAATCGTGTGTTTtataagttacatttttttaaatgatcgcTTCACCACCCTGTTTCTTTCCCCCTCCTAAAAACAGGGTTTTGCTACACTGATCCGGGAGTGGCCTGGAGAACTTTATAATAACATGGCCATCGTCCAGGCCGTCAACGATCACCTAAAGAGGGATCCCACCAACAGCACGCTGCTCACCACGCTGGCTGAACTGTAAGTAACCCCAACGCCTCTGCTACCGGCTGTTAAAATAAGACTAGAGACACAATACTGTGTCACGTCACCAGCTGAAAAGTCGTAATGCTTTTTCCTCTTGGCGTTGGATGCCGTCTCAGGTACACGTACGACCAGCGCTACGACAGAGCCCTGGAGATCTACCTGAGGCTGAGGCACAAGGACGTCTACCAGCTGATCCACAAACACAACCTGTTCTCCTCCATCGAGGACAAGATCGTCCTCCTGATGGAGTTCGACAAAGAGGTGAGAAAACGAAGCTGATATGTAGTCGGTCGGCTCTTGAATTGATCATAAATGTGTACACAGGAATTGTTCCAATGCCACCTTTTGTAATTGTCCACCTGTTGTTGTCATCAATTTATTGTCCTGGTTAACCTTAAAagccaaaaaacaaatctgCCTGCAGGAAAGTCTGGGTGCATTAGTTTGCAGGAGTCTGAACAAACACTTGGATGGAACAGCTTTTCGTTTACATTCAGCATTTAGtcttgaattcaattcaattcaactttatttatatagcgccaattcattaaacatgtcatctcaaggcactttccaaagtccaattcaaccagattatacagattggtcaaaaacattCTTAAGGGAACCCacttgattgcatcaaagtcccgacaagcagcattcactcctggagaagcgtagagccacagggagagtcgtctgcattgtccatggctttgcagcaatccctcatactgagcaagcatgaagcgacagtggagagaaaaactcccctgaACTGTGGAGACTCTGACCAACCATAGATATCCTGGTTGTAGCTTCTTGAAATTTGCACAGAGGTTACTAACGATCCAAAACAATTTCACTGGACAAAGATATAAAAAACCATCCCATTTATTATGAACTGGGGAATATACGATGCAACAGCGACATACAAACATATTGAGCAAAGGGGATGTAAAGACGAGAGAGAGATCTGGTCAGGCAGGCTGCAAAACTGTAGGAGTTTCTAAAAAGTGCTGGTCTGGTTCCACATGTGGCAGAAATCACCTTTTTTCTCTATAATGTCTACATGACATTATGAAAAATAGTTAAGATTCAACTTTGCACTGTGGGCGATTGAGACTTCAGTTAAATATCTGAGCCATAATTGTAAAAGATATGTTTGCCTCACAAACAACCCTATCATTCAGAGACCACACCCACCTGGTTTCCTTTCTCAGCATCACAGTGAGtcctcaaaataaaatagaagatgtcactgagagagaaaaattacctttatttttaatggcccAGAGCTAAATTTGTTGGAAAATCTGTGGGAGTCACCTGTAGAGACGTCCTGACGATCTCACAGATGTGGAGAATATCTGTGAGGCAGAGTGGACAGGTATAAAAAGGTGTTTCAGCAAAGCATGATTTTAAGGGAGTAGACTCTTATGCATGTTGTTGCAGTATattcggggttttttttttttcatatttttcggCAAATTGGGTGAGTTTTACAGGATACACGTCACATTAGAAGCGTAAATTTGTGACATCTGTCCCGTTGTAATTTCTTTAAACCCTCAGAAACTTTGCATTTCACCGGAGAGGGGCTGTTTTTACCTGCAGCTCTGTCCAAATAACGTCTCATTTTATGTTTGCTAGAAAGCTGTTGATATGCTTCTCGACAACGAAGACAAGATATCGGTAAGTGACCAGGACTGTTCTGAATCCTTTTCGTCCTGTAGGGAGACCCGGCCTCTGCTGACggttttttatttcctctaacaGATAGACAAGGTGGTTCTGGAGCTAGACGGAAGGCCTGAACTGCTTCACGTGGTgagctgttgttttttattattattatttagcatACTTTGCCACAGATTTAAACTTTAACCACATACTAAAAGTttgctcgctctttccccctcCCAGTACCTTCACAAACTGTTCAAGCGAGATCACCACAAGGGCCAGAAGTACCACGAGAGACAGATCGGTCTGTACGCAGAGTACGACCGACCCAACCTCCTGCCCTTTCTGCGGGATAGCACGCACTGCCCTCTTGAAAAGGTGCGTCCTACCGAGTTAAAGTCAGCAAAGTTAAGTAAAAGAAAGTCCTTTCTAACCTTCTCGTATTCTGACTTTGTTGCTCAGGCTCTTGAGGTTTGCCAGCAGAGGAACTTTGTGGAGGAGACGGTCTTCCTGCTCAGTGAGTGCTGACGGATGAACACGTTCGTTGTTAACCTGAcccaagccagattgatatccctccacctagcttcacttacatccatctggcacatctcccatagagagtgatttctccaaccaattttattgtccagccaatcaggacgcagggctggagtttcatagatgtgacgtagtggagaagcgaccgtgagactgttttgattcagacagcaatggcggctcgcatcgaggaagcaagcgttaacattgatgctgctatttcttccgtgttgtccaatctacctaatattgtttcatttaaagaacatcagagaacggctctgaaggcttttgttggtggaaaccatgttttcgcccttctcctgaccggatttggcaacttttgttttccggggcgcgtccacgGCGGAGCGGTTGgagcgaaccatgttaggaagCCTTTAGTCTTCGACgcgtcaataaaacgcgtgccactagagccgtaAAAGCTCGGTGTTAGTGGTTGaaatcatagacataatataagagtagacgcctcattgggcgGGTTATGCccatgctgcgatgcgtcagagcgtccaccatcttaaatgtggcaaatctgcagttactcagtcacttaaacagtatcagagggactttaatctctgaacatactttgtattcgtagtatttttttttgtaatattacaagtttattttcgtatccctttagcttcattctcctgaatttattctcctaaagaataaaaatatttaaaataatctaacctggccctattactccaggagtgaaataattctgcaaactgtgactattctggaaatgttcccccttaattctcataatatgatgtttttatcataacattatcacttttgtgtttgcttgtttatttttactttattgacctaggactttttttcctcatattattaattttacctctttaatactcacccaaaaagtctgttcctaaaggttcacatgtgacacggtttaatgaaataatgaagaccacaatgtttagatttactaaattgatccttatattcataacacatacacacacacaaaatatatatatatatatatatatatatatatatatgtatgtgtgtgtgtatatatatatatatatatatatatatatatatatatatatatatatatatatatatatatatatatatatatatatatatatatatatatatatatatgtatgtatgtatgtatgtatgtatgtatgtatgtgtgtgtgtgtatatgtatatatatatatatatatatatatatatatatatatatatatatatatatatatgtatatgtatatatatgtgtgtgtgtgtgtgtatatatgtatatgtgtatatatatatatatatgtatatatatatatatatatgtatatgtgtgtgtgtgtgtgtatttattgcagcacaggaatgaggcatcttctctgattcacgttcacaataacagaacttaacttttttctgccacatacaatatggcggtgatgttgacgtgcgaacctgcgccctatgacgcgtctacgtatatatgtctgtggttgaaatagcacatcgataaagatgacagacaagtggcttatccaatcatatgcaatgatgtttgataaggcccagccttctgaaacgccattcccaTGGATcagttccagatggatgagagtggagctaggcggagcaaaatCCATCTgactagggtcaggttagtttgttgttgtaaattGGGGGGAATAATCGAGTTTGTCGCTCCCAGGCAGGATGGGGAACTGCCGACGCGCCCTCCAGATGATCATGGAGGAGCTAGAGGACGTGGACAAAGCTATAGAGTTCGCCAAGGAGCAGGACGACGCAGAGCTGTGGGAGGATCTCATCACTTACTCCATAGACAAGCCGCGTGAGACGTCACATCTTTATTTAAACTGCACCACCTGGTTACCGTCTCCACTTAACGTTTCATCTCTCATCATACCGTCTCCTTTGACGTGTCTGATTCCAGCCTTCATCACTGGCCTCCTCAACAACATCGGCACTCACGTGGACCCCATTCTGCTCATCAGACGCATAACCGAGGGGATGAAGATCCCGAACCTCAGAGACTCCCTGGTGAAAATCCTCCACGACTACAACCTGCAGGTTTGTCCACTTCTCGCTGGAGAACTTCTGCTCGACCGGATCTCCTCTGCAAAGGAGAGGCGGTGAATGTTTAAAGGTTGCATAACCACGTTATTTTCCTTGTTTACagagtttttatgaaagatttatcacgtcctgctggctttttagttgttattttgccGTTTTACGGTTTGTCTTTGCTCCATTTGTCAGTGAGTAAAGCCgttgttgtttatttacaataaccaggaagcagctaacggctattgaTGTCTCCCAGCAAAGTAATTAAAGCAATGGTCCAAGATCTAgtttaaaaaacagcaaaataatatatgattccaagaaggaaaagactggaatagtgctgggaatacagtatgagcGTTGGTATCCACTGTACCTAAAGCTAAGCTGCTaagagttgattgatgtgagtaaatgttcagATTTATGCTGTGATATTAGTAATAGCAATTATCTTCTTAGCCTCAACAGTCTGAAGTAAAAACATtatagattgattgattgatttattgattgattggtcCTTACTTTGATGACTATGTCCCTGTTTGAGTTTATGAATGACAATTTTCTTCTTGATGTTCTCATATGAGACTCTTAGAGTTGCtatagatcggtttatttaattaataatggttggtcttcgatcacgtcGAGCTGCCGCTTTGCATTTCAGAGTGTCCGGTTCGGTTCggcattattattaatagtgatttgtacatttttattttatttattgttacgCTTTCTGACAGTTCTGCtgtactgccagtagatggcgccacatcagtttatatctgctcatcggtGCTTGGGTTATTTTTAGGCTCATAAAGGACTATCAATACAGTATCAGGATGgatgcttggtgtatataaccttattttatcatgatcaaatggtttttggtctttttttatagtcatataatgtggctatataccttaaACTTTGCCTCCTGTCCATCATACACTTTGCAACAGGATCAACTGCAAAGGCATTCaggctttttcacattttggcctgttacaaccacaaactcaatttttttatttttttattggggTTATAAATACTAGGTTTTGTGTTTCCATGCTAAAAATCTATATGTTGTGGCCTTCATtggtgcatttgtatttagccacCCCAAGTAAATCCACGTTTTTGCTGTAGGGGCAAGTTTTGTGGAGATTTTCCTCTTTTGCAGAATacttcaagctcagtcagattggacggAGAGTTTCTGTCTCAAACGTTTCAAGTCTTGCCTCAGATTCCCAGttggatttatgtctggactttgactgggccactcatCACAACAAGGGGTCGGCAATCTTTCCAGCCCTAGGAGCCATTTCTACCTTCGGTCCAGCTATTTATAATTTGTTTAGAGCCATAAAAGTGAAGTGAgcccttaaaataaaaaaggcttgTTTTTACAATATCTACAACTGGAAATACATGTGGATTTTTAaactaaagaggaaaaaaaacgacTTTATTTGcttataaaatgaataaaatcattGAATATTTAGATGaaagaaaattaatattttttgtttatgtaacaatcttttcatatatatatatatatatatatatatatatatatatatatatatatatatatatatatatatatatatatatatatataaacaaaaccaaaataaaagcacagtttccaatcaaaagagaaaaattactGTACAACACAATATTCCTGGCACTattagtgtaaaaaaaacagcatctgttGATTATCTGtagttttaaaatacagttcATTCCCTTTTAATTTTTGGCCAAAGTTATtaaaaggttgcagacccctgatctaaaccataGTAGGTCTGTCTGGGTGTTTAGAAGATGAACCACCTCCATAGtctctatttatttatcctagtccttatttagctccatctatcttcccGTTGACTGACCAGCTTCATTGTCCCTGCTGAGTACCAGCATCCCCAcggcatgattctgccaccgaCTTGTTTTAATGCTGGGAATGATGTGTTCAGGGCGATGTGCAGCGTTAGCTCTCCTCTACATGTGGCCTTTTGCATGTAGACTAAAACCTTTAATTTggatctcatctgaccagagcatcttctttCATGTTTGACGTTTTCCCTGGACCCTAAAATCTTTGACaagagcagctgtatttatacctAGAATAAATTATACACAcgtggactctatttactaataaGGGTGATTTCTGTATAGATTTGACTGCAGGTATCAGAGGAAACAGGACTGAATACTGACCATTAACATTATCTTAACCTGGCACAtgcatgaaatcccaataaatgacactaaggTCTGTGgttgtagcatgaaaaaaatgtagaaaaagtaAAGGTTTGAATATTTGTGCAGAGCATTATAGTCACAATCTTTATTGACTGTTAGTAGAGCCTGTACAGTAAATGTTTATATAAATAAGAGTAAAAATGTCTTGCAGTTAATTTATTCGGATTGGTCCAAAACAGAAATGTcatgaaggttttttttaaaaaaaatcttcttttatCTCCCGTTTTCAAGATTCTCCTCAGGGAAGGGTGCAAAAAGATCCTCGTTGCCGACTCGCTGTCCTTGCTCCAGAAGATGCATCGGACGCAGATGAGGGGAGTCCGGGTCGATGGTGGGTCTTTACACCGATAAAATTGAGATGGTGTCCGTTAGGCCAGACTCCTAAATACGCcgtttctgggtttttttttttttttgttctttcagaAGGGAACATCTGCGAGTCGTGTCACAGCACGATATTACCCTCAGGTAACGGGACGCTGGCGTAGCCGCATCCAGCCGTGTGGCTACGCCAAATCATTGaatatttgtgtatttgtttgtgtttcagacATGGCGCAGCCGTTCAGCGTGGTGGTGTTTCACTGCAGACACATGTTCCACAAGGAGTGTTTACCGTCCTCAGGAACCGTAGGTGGAATTTCCCCGTGGTTtgcatcttcttctttttttttatctgtaatgTCTCAGCGTTGTTTCCTTTCTTCTCAGATTCCTGGGATGCAGTTCTGTAACATCTGTAGCGCGAAGAAGCGAGGCCCTGGAATTGGGATACTTGAGATGAAAAAATAACGGCTTAAGGCGCCTGCAACTATCGATGCCGTTtgtctccttttcctctttcctccTCGATGCATTGATCAATAAGTCACTGAGCTGCAAACCGGCAGATATGCTGAACATGTCGTCTGGACTTCTGCTGAATATTTACAATTAACAAATGTAACATGATGTGCTTTGTTCTGCTTCCCACTAATGTTATTtgctgagaaaaaataaaataatttaaactctGTCTGTCTTCTGTCCGGATCGGGTTGTTCTTTTCTCAAATCGTGGGAAGAGAACAGCAATAATGTAGCCgtgtaacatttttaataaaggtGATGGGGAAATATATACTATAAAAAGTGTTTATACACTTTGGACCTTAAAAAACCAATGTACTCTATATTCATGGTCATACAAAGACCTGAGCCCAACTCAAGTCTTTCCTTAATACCGTAATGCTAGAGATGGACTGGAGCAATGTCCAATTCTGagatgttatttaaaaaaaaatgcatattgatggcAATGTTGTATTCAATTATACAGTACAATATacagttaaactttaaacaattacactttaaaagtgGCAGGTTTGTGATTTAAAGAAGATTGCAGTTTATTTTGAGTTTTACTGCATttggcttttctttgttcaactGTTGAAAAGATTGGTTGGATGGGGCgcaaaaactgtattttagaTCACAGGGGGGGTTTCACCAAGAAAGTTTTGGGAACCAATTTTGGGTTTTGCCCCCCAccccaaataaaaatgtaaataaattggATCGAGTCAATCTAGCCCCCTTTCcacactgtattttattttgatgtgtTGAGGGCTTTCATGATTTGTCCATACCATACCGTTTTATTTCTagagtattttaaaaacaacacacatacacacatgtaTACATAAAGCACACTATAATGTaaacaaaagaaggaaaacaaaacgaGTACAACTGAAacacagatgtaaaaaaaaaaaaaaaactctggattaaaagccaaagaaaaaagtgtgttttcaggtgagctttaaaaacatccaGAGATGGAGCCTACCTGACCACCAGTGGCAGTTCATCCCACAACTTAGGAGCCAGAACAGCAAAGCTCTTTGGGAAAGATAAAGACATCCAAAAAGACACAAAGCTATATAGAGTTGGAGCAGTTCAGATGAATAGGAAGGGGGTAgctcattttaaaatggattctcaacagggagccagtggagggaTGCTAAAACTGGAATTAGgtgtgcaccccccccccccccccccccccccgcccccccagaTTAAaagagaattacaatagtccaggcTTGAGATAATAAAAGCATGGACCACGATTTCAAGATGCCGTCTAGGCAAGACGGGCTCAATCAAAAGGAAGATTTGATCACAGCATTTGCATGTGTATCAGGTTTGAGGCcagattccattttttttctcataaattAGAGACACTGGACTTTTCATATGGGGTCAAAGATGAACGATTCAAGGAAGGAACATTGTTTGGACTGCAGCTGCAGGATTTAAAAAGCATgccctctgtcttttttttttcattaaaactgaGGAAATTCAGAGCCATCCATCTCTTGATGTCATCTAGACACTAAAGTTGAGGTTAAACAGAACCGTTATGTTTTAGAGGAAAGTAGACTTGGCAGTCATCGGCATACAAATGAAATGGCATGCAAAGCTtcctaaaaataggaacaagtgGCGGTAAATAGAGAGTGAATAGGAAAGAACCAAGAATGGACCTCTGAGGGACCCCCCAGGGGAGGGCAGGTGAAGCAGAGGTAAAATCCTCCCATATTACACAGAAGCTCCTATTGGTGCAACAAAACATCAATAAGACATTTGCTGTATGTAGTTTGACATCAATACAGTGATGTGAGAATTAAGCGTTGAtgtttctgacttttttcaTACGTAATGGCtgcacatgcaaaaaaaaaaaaaaaaaatgagtggAAGGTGTTACAGTCTTGCAAGTTTTCTAACAGAGAAATTTACTGCCGTAAGAATCCTGCCTGATAATTTTGCACATATTCCCAGAGTTCTATCTGTTTTtggcaagttttaaaaaagaataaatgtaaatgttgaaCATTTCTGCAGTTATCAGGGTTTAGATGTGAAACCTTCTAAAACCAAATTAAGGAAGAGGGATACATGGAAAACCATCCTCAGAATGCTTTATGTTTACCAACCTTGTATGGGTTGTGAAAATGATGGTGGCAGAGAGTTAGTCAGTTTCATTGAAAAATATAGCTTTTTACTCCCAACGGGAGATTAAATGTAGTTACTCAAACTAACCTAATTTCTTCAGAGCAATAACAGATGGTGGCTGTGTGTGGGGAAGCTCTCTAGATGGAGGCTGTGTTATTCATTCGTCTCTGCCTCCACTTCTTCTACCATGATGGAAATGGTATTtacatatttctgtttctacTAAAATCTTCAATTGTCTCCAATGTTTTGTTCCTTCAAGATGAGATGATATTTCCGACACCATTCCCACAAAGATGTCCACCAGCTCTTTGTACCAAGCTTTTTAATATATCTCTAACAACTGCAGTTATGTGAGTACTTGTGTAGATGACAGGATTCTGACTTGCAGTGTCTGTGGTGTAGCAGGGTAAGTCTGTCTTTGATACGGGGGGCGGTCCTTGGTTTGAATTCCAGTGGCATCAGGAAGGGCATTTGGTATAAAAACTGACAGATCTGCAtgcaagttgtaatgacttgcAGTGGTGGCAAGTGAATAAAGACGCAGTGGGAAGGACTCACCCACAGGTCTCTGACTCTGTGGTTTTCCAATGCTGCTGATCACCGAATCAGACACAGAACTTTGTATTCTCTCACATGGTGGTCTGCTTGTTAGGTAGTCATTTGTCAAGGGAATTCTGGGGGCCTTAAAGTTTCTTTAAGGATAACACCACCCGGGTTAATttcactggagaaaacaaagaacGTGATCCCACTGCCTGC from Fundulus heteroclitus isolate FHET01 chromosome 21, MU-UCD_Fhet_4.1, whole genome shotgun sequence carries:
- the vps41 gene encoding vacuolar protein sorting-associated protein 41 homolog, with amino-acid sequence MAEVEEQERKQSGEFTDESEEEDSEEEPKLKYERLSNGVTEILQNDAASCMTVHDKFLALGTHFGKVFLLDIQGNVTQKYDVSSVKINQISLDESGEHVGICSEDGKVQVFGLYTREGFHESFDCPVKVVALHPQFSRSNYKQFVTGGNKLLLYERNWLNRWKTVTLHEGEGTITNVKWRANLIAWANNLGVKIFDFSTKQRITNVLRDNVSLRPDMYPCSLCWKDDATLIVGWGTSIKICAVKERNPTEVRDLPNRYVEIVSAFETEFFICGLAPLADQLVSLFFVQEHLDQMDEEVRARPRLDIIQPLAESCEEISSDALSVRFYQDNECRDYRLEHSEGESLFYIISPKDIVVAKERDQDDHIDWLLEKKKYEEALMAAEISFKNIKRHDVQKIGMAYINHLVENGDYDAAARKCQKVLGKNMELWENEVYRFKTIGQLKAISQYLPRGDLRLRPAIYEMILHEFLKTDYEGFATLIREWPGELYNNMAIVQAVNDHLKRDPTNSTLLTTLAELYTYDQRYDRALEIYLRLRHKDVYQLIHKHNLFSSIEDKIVLLMEFDKEKAVDMLLDNEDKISIDKVVLELDGRPELLHVYLHKLFKRDHHKGQKYHERQIGLYAEYDRPNLLPFLRDSTHCPLEKALEVCQQRNFVEETVFLLSRMGNCRRALQMIMEELEDVDKAIEFAKEQDDAELWEDLITYSIDKPPFITGLLNNIGTHVDPILLIRRITEGMKIPNLRDSLVKILHDYNLQILLREGCKKILVADSLSLLQKMHRTQMRGVRVDEGNICESCHSTILPSDMAQPFSVVVFHCRHMFHKECLPSSGTIPGMQFCNICSAKKRGPGIGILEMKK